In Oncorhynchus tshawytscha isolate Ot180627B linkage group LG28, Otsh_v2.0, whole genome shotgun sequence, a genomic segment contains:
- the LOC112227179 gene encoding leptin receptor gene-related protein isoform X2, whose amino-acid sequence MAGIKALVGLSFSGAIGLTFLLLGCALEQYGVYWPLFVLIFYILSPIPTFISRRLSDDSDAASNACRELACFFTTGIVVSAFGLPIILARVALVRMGACGLVMAGNAVIFLTILGFFLVFGGGDDFSWEQW is encoded by the exons ATGGCGGGTATTAAAG CGCTGGTTGGCTTGTCCTTCAGTGGAGCTATTGGCTTGACTTTCCTGCTGTTAGGCTGTGCACTGGAGCAGTATGG GGTGTACTGGCCTCTCTTCGTCCTCATCTTCTACATACTGTCTCCTATCCCCACCTTCATATCCAGAAGGCTCAGTGATGACAGTGATGCAGCCAGCAATGCATGCAGAGAGCTGGCATGCTTCTTCACTACGGGCATTGTGGTGTCTGCGTTCGGGCTTCCCATCATACTGGCCCGGGTTGCATTAGTGA GAA TGGGGGCCTGTGGCCTGGTGATGGCTGGCAACGCTGTCATCTTCCTGACCATCCTGGGCTTCTTCCTGGTGTTCGGCGGGGGAGACGACTTCAGCTGGGAGCAGTGGTAG
- the LOC112227179 gene encoding leptin receptor gene-related protein isoform X1, with product MAGIKALVGLSFSGAIGLTFLLLGCALEQYGVYWPLFVLIFYILSPIPTFISRRLSDDSDAASNACRELACFFTTGIVVSAFGLPIILARVALIQWGPVAW from the exons ATGGCGGGTATTAAAG CGCTGGTTGGCTTGTCCTTCAGTGGAGCTATTGGCTTGACTTTCCTGCTGTTAGGCTGTGCACTGGAGCAGTATGG GGTGTACTGGCCTCTCTTCGTCCTCATCTTCTACATACTGTCTCCTATCCCCACCTTCATATCCAGAAGGCTCAGTGATGACAGTGATGCAGCCAGCAATGCATGCAGAGAGCTGGCATGCTTCTTCACTACGGGCATTGTGGTGTCTGCGTTCGGGCTTCCCATCATACTGGCCCGGGTTGCATTA ATCCAGTGGGGGCCTGTGGCCTGGTGA